One window of Methanobacterium alkalithermotolerans genomic DNA carries:
- a CDS encoding transcription factor S, with protein sequence MEFCTKCGAIMFPKDDTFQCKCGFKKEITKDLKHQYELSEKIESEDTVIFTGEDIPTLPTTKSICQKCGNKVAYWWLQQTRRADESETRFLRCTSCKHTWREYD encoded by the coding sequence ATGGAATTTTGTACCAAATGTGGAGCAATAATGTTTCCTAAAGACGATACTTTCCAATGCAAGTGTGGTTTTAAAAAGGAGATTACCAAAGACCTGAAACATCAATATGAACTTTCAGAGAAAATAGAGTCCGAAGATACCGTAATATTCACCGGGGAGGATATTCCTACCCTACCCACCACTAAATCTATTTGCCAAAAATGTGGCAATAAAGTAGCTTACTGGTGGTTACAACAGACCAGAAGAGCTGATGAATCTGAAACCCGGTTTTTAAGATGTACTTCTTGCAAACATACGTGGAGGGAGTACGATTAA
- a CDS encoding NUDIX domain-containing protein has product MTSEKLKSPLLTVDVVITCPDDCIIMIKRKNNPYKGFWALPGGFVEYGERVEEAALREAWEETGLNIELNQLLGVYSNPNRDPRAHVVTICYMAQFVSGELKAASDAQEVSKFTLENLLNMELAFDHKKILDDAANIYQLKGN; this is encoded by the coding sequence ATCACTTCTGAAAAATTAAAAAGCCCTCTTTTAACAGTAGATGTAGTTATAACCTGTCCAGATGATTGCATTATAATGATTAAAAGGAAAAATAATCCTTATAAAGGGTTTTGGGCGTTGCCTGGAGGATTTGTAGAGTATGGGGAAAGGGTAGAAGAAGCAGCTCTTAGAGAAGCTTGGGAGGAAACTGGACTTAATATTGAGTTAAACCAACTTCTAGGGGTTTATTCTAATCCAAATAGAGATCCACGTGCTCATGTAGTTACTATATGCTATATGGCTCAATTTGTTTCAGGAGAATTGAAAGCAGCTAGTGATGCACAGGAAGTTTCTAAATTCACCTTAGAAAATCTGTTAAACATGGAACTGGCTTTTGATCATAAAAAAATTTTAGATGATGCTGCAAATATTTATCAATTAAAAGGCAATTAA
- a CDS encoding endonuclease dU: protein MKNKTFRQIKREIRILGIDDAPFLPHHQGEVLLVGTIFRGGSWMDGVITTHLQVDGQDATSKIISMVNKSRHRGQLGVMMLDGITFGGFNVADIKEIFEKTGVPVIAVMRKTPDFDKIKKALDNFPDGKQKWEIIQKAGPIYPVKSKETIYMQINGMEVDDALKIVKLSTTHSALPEPVRTAHLIAAGVKEGESKGRA from the coding sequence ATGAAGAATAAGACATTCAGACAAATTAAAAGGGAAATAAGAATTTTGGGTATTGATGACGCTCCCTTCCTCCCACATCATCAGGGCGAAGTTTTACTGGTGGGAACTATTTTTCGAGGAGGTTCATGGATGGATGGAGTAATTACCACCCATTTGCAGGTGGATGGCCAGGATGCCACTTCTAAAATAATCTCCATGGTAAACAAATCCCGGCACCGGGGTCAGCTGGGAGTTATGATGCTGGATGGCATTACCTTTGGAGGATTCAATGTGGCGGATATTAAGGAGATATTTGAAAAAACAGGAGTACCGGTAATTGCTGTAATGAGAAAAACTCCTGATTTTGATAAAATTAAAAAGGCCCTGGACAACTTTCCTGATGGAAAGCAAAAATGGGAGATTATCCAGAAGGCGGGCCCCATATATCCGGTGAAATCTAAAGAAACAATTTACATGCAGATAAACGGCATGGAAGTGGATGATGCTCTGAAAATTGTTAAATTATCCACTACCCATAGTGCTTTACCTGAACCAGTTCGAACTGCTCATTTAATTGCTGCTGGAGTAAAAGAAGGAGAATCAAAGGGTAGGGCATGA
- a CDS encoding DNA-directed RNA polymerase subunit L, translating into MEIITSKRYELEILVEGETHTLCNALRKILMEDETVKSAAYAIEHPIVGEPKLYIKAKSPKKSLKIAAETLKERCEEFKGLLESIE; encoded by the coding sequence ATGGAAATTATTACCAGCAAAAGATATGAATTGGAAATACTGGTGGAAGGGGAAACCCACACCCTGTGTAATGCTTTAAGGAAAATTTTAATGGAAGATGAAACTGTAAAATCTGCAGCTTATGCTATTGAACACCCTATTGTAGGAGAACCTAAACTTTATATTAAAGCCAAGAGCCCAAAAAAATCTCTTAAGATAGCTGCAGAAACTTTAAAAGAAAGATGTGAAGAATTCAAGGGACTATTGGAGTCCATTGAATAA